Below is a window of Malania oleifera isolate guangnan ecotype guangnan chromosome 1, ASM2987363v1, whole genome shotgun sequence DNA.
atgtggcctacgttgcaagtgtccataccatttaagtcgtccctctcttatcttatcttctataggagctacacctaacttaccacgaatatgttcattccttaatttatctttcaatgttataccactcatccatctaagcattctcatttcagcaacttttactttttggatactATGTTTTTTCATCGCTCAatattccgatccatatagcatagctagtcttatagctgtcctataaaacttccccttcaattttaagggtattatacgatcacagagcacacttgaagcatttctccattttacccaacctgctttaactttatgcattacatcatcttcaatttctccttcagcttgcataataaatccaaggtatcgaaatctgtaagtgctatttatttcttcttcatcaagtttaactttgtctccaatattcctcctatcattgctaaattacatttcatatattctgtcttatttctacttatcctaaagtctctagattccaaaacttctctccataattctaacttagcctctcctctgtccctagtttcgtcaattaatacaatatcatatgcaaacaacatacaccatggagcctccttttgaatactcttagtcaattggtacatcactaaagcaaaacgataaggactcaaagcaaaaccttgatgtacacccatggtgattggaaattctctagtttctccatctattcCTTACACTAGTctttactccatcgtacatatccttaatgacatcagtatatctACTACACAcacctttttttctaaaaaccACAtggaacttccctaggtatcctatcatatgctttctcaaggtcaataaatatcatatgcaagtccctcttattttccctaaatttttccattaatcttcttaaaaaataaataacttctgtggtagatctcccaaagcataaaccaaattgattttccaagaccttcgtttctaaccttaatctttgttcaactaacTTTTCCCATAGTTTCTCCGTATGACTCAtcagtttaattccacgatagttattataattttgaatatctcatttatttttgtgtatatgtattaaaatgtttttcctccattcatctagaattttcttagtttttataattgtattaaataaattagttaaccatataattccattaccacttaaacatttccaaacttcaattgggatgttatctagtccaATCGATtgcccatttttcatcttttttagtgcaaacttaacttcgttaactctaattttaagaataaatctcatatttttagtcatTACCCATCGTTAAaggaaggggagcttaggcgcaacggtaaggttgtcgccgtgtgacctAGAGGTCACAGATTCGAGGCATGGAAATAGTCTCTTGCAAAAATGGAAGGTGAGGCTACGCACTATAAACTCATTGCGGTCCGCCCCTTCCTCGAAccccgcatacgcgggagcttcATGCACCAGgctgcccctttttttttttactcatcaCTGAAGTCTATGAGAACGTCAACTGCATAAAGGGGAGAATTGTCACAAGCCAAGCTAGTTCAAAGTATTTGCCTATGGCCGCATGTCATGTGCTCTATGTTTAACAACCACGTAAATAGTAGTTTAGGGTTTGTTCTTTAGCTTATTTGGTGTTCTAGCATAAAAGGGGAGTATCATGTTGATGTTTCCTTGTGCTAGACTAGGAATTCAATAAAAAACTTTCTAcaggagggtgagtgttcatcaatcattgtaaaactcactagctattgtaaaAGTGTTTAGCCCACTTGTCTCTCTCACTAAACACATGTTGTATTTGCTTTGTTGTCCTCTGCACAATTCTCATATTTACTACTTGCTTACTTACTGCTTCACCCATACTTTGTATCCAATGTTAGTGAAAGTGTTTATGCGGTGAATCTGCAGCTTACTTTTGGCTCACTAGTTAAGCTTGTGCGCTACAACTAGTGCTGCACAACCCTTCGCACAGTGTGAAGTGTTTTTGCTTTAGACCTAGTTCTCCATCTCTTGTTATTCAGGATTTTATCCAAAAACTCTACTTAGCTTACTCCTGATCTAAGTGTATTTGATAAAAGGTTGATCCTTGAGGTGTTTTTACTCTCAAAGAGGATAAAGCTCCCAAAGTCGAATGGAAGGGCAATTTGTTAAAAGGAATGTCCAAAGATATGTTTTTATTTCTTGGTCTGCTATGCTCAAGAGACTTCGTACTTTTAATAAGCTGGTTGAATGGGTTTAAGAACTTCTCATTGTTTGCTTTGTCTTGAAGGAAATGAGTCTATAAATCATTAGTTTTTTCATTTGCAGGTTTTCTTCTAAGATTTAGGCAAGGTGGTCCGTTTATGTTTTGTGAGTAAGGAGAATCCTACCTGGGATAATGGATTCTTAGGATGAGTTCCAGTCTCCCTTACCTTTATAAGCTGGTTGAGTAGCCACTATCAACTGTGTTGGGTAGGAATTTGAGAATTTTTCAGAATGTGCAGCTTGATGTAAAGCAAGTTGCTGATGGTGTTCTTTTCCATGTTAAGGGTAAATCGTTAGGCTCTAGGAAGCTAATGACTGTAATTGTAGGATATGGGACCAGCTGGGGGCTTTTTATTTCCACCTGCTGATCCGTCTTTGTAATTTTTCCCTATCCTAAAATATTCCAGTGCTTAATTCTTTCAGAAAAACAGAGGATAAAACATCCCATTTAATCGGCAGAATGCAACCTGCCAATTAGCTAATAAGGAAATATTTGTCATGATTTCTGAAAGGAAAAATGTAAAGAAGAGTTTCCAAGAGTCCTGAGGAGTAAAtggtttcaaatttaaatttgagcaTTAGGGATACAAGAACCACCAACTTAGTCCAACCAACTTGAAAAAGAATAAATAGttacaggaaaaaaaaaagaaaaaaaatttaattttttaacatCAACTAGTCAACAAATTGTACAACATAAACATCTTCAATGTGTATGTATCAATGTATGCGCACGTGTGTGTATCAAACTgttgatattttttattaaatgaataACCTAACACaacgataggtctctccctctatttataatacatatcAAACACATTCTAATGATCATAATACCGTTACTAACTCTCActcattaacataatactaacacactaataatactaaaagacttaaataaccattaacactccccctcaagttggagcatagatatcatatgctcccaGCTTGTTACaccttacaaataaatttaacatgaacatcaccccccccccccccccaaaagctTTGGTAAAAAAAATCAGTGAGCTGCATATTAGACTTCACATAAATGgtggtaatgagcttctgcataagtttctcccacataaagtggcaatcaacttcaatgtgttctATTCGCTCATGGAagataaagtggcaatcaactttaaTGTGTTATGTTCACTCATGGAAgattgggttggaggcaatatgaaaagcaacttgattatcacatatCAATTCAACAAGCTGAGAATGTGGAAagcccaattcttccaacatgttttcCAGCCAAACAAATTCACATGTGATATGATCCATGGCCCTATACTCTAACTCAGCATTTGGCCTAGCTACttcaatttgtttcttacttttccaggAAACCCAATTACCACTAACAAAGATATAGTACCCAATTGTGGATCTTCTGTCTAAATATGATCCAGCGCAATCTACATCAGTATATCCACGTATGTAAGTGTGACCCCGATCTCGATATAGGAGACCTCTCCCAAGTGCACCTTTGggatatctcaagatgtgaacTACTATGTTGCCCTcaaagaatctagaaattgactcacaacattTGTTGCGAAAGATATGTTGGCCGAGTGACTATgaaataattcaactttccaacaagtctccaatTTCGTCTTGGATTAGGCAACAAAACACCCATATCCAGCACTAACTTGCTGTTAGAATCCATGGGATATCAActagtttggatcccaacaacccagtctcatccaaaagatcaaaaaTATACTTACTCTATGATAAAACAACTCCCAaacgagatctcgatacttctatccCCAAGAAGCATTTCAATgatcccaaatctttggtttgaaacttaatCTGTAGAAAATGTTTAAGACTCTAAATACATTGATCATCATCACCTTTGATTATAATATCATCCACGTACTCGGTAAGAAAAATCCTACTCAatgaagtatgacaataaaacacaAAGTGATCCACTATACACTGTTGAAGGTCAAACTCAAATACTTCAACACTGAATAAACCAAACCATGCTatgggagactattttaaaccatataatgcctttTTGAGccacacactaagcctgactacccctaagcaacaaacccaggaGGTTGCTCCACATAGACCTCTTCCTCAAGATCACCATACAAGAAGGCaatcttcacatctaactaatgcaAAGGCTAATGACAAGTGGTGCTCTGGGAGATGAATAAATGTACTAATGTAAGTTTGGTAAGTGGTAACCGAGGAAAagtgtctgaataatccaaaccatacacctcagcataccccttagcaacaagaagtgcctttagatgagccacagaaccatcaagGTCCACTTGCACAGTATATAATCCAGCGACAACCAATCATAGATTTGTtaggaggaagagataccaacTCCCAAGTTTATTGTCCTATAAAatattcatctcttcaaccattgcattcctccacccaTACTGGGGGGTAAGGCTTCAAAAACATATTTAGGAAGAGCAATTGATATTAGAGCAGtaataaaacaataataggagAGTAATAAGTCATAGCAAACAAAGTTGGAGATGGGATGTTGTgtacatgtgcatttacctttccggacaacaatgggaggatcaacatcgTGGGAAATATGATCCTCATacaaggaaaccaaaggcatggtaCTAGAAGCTaaaggggactctcttcctttgAGCTATAGTCATGAATACACCCTCAAATTAAGACAATCAAGATGATGATAACACCTCAAGCTACATGGAAACACAAGTGGATGATTGGATAAGGACAGCAAACCAAAATCTAGATGATTAGGTAGAGGAAGAGACTCAAAAAAGGTAACATCAgtagaaacaaagaagcgataCAAACTAGGACTATAACGatgatatcccttttgagcaAGGTTGTTAGAATCAGGATCTTACATAGGGTTGTGGGAGGGCCTATAGGCTCATATCGAAGGATTGAATTTGGATCGTAAGATTCTTCttacaatgtaaaataaattaaaattttatatatttggcATTTTATGACAACTCTCCATAAAATAATACTCAAAACTTGGTCAtatgtgtaagaaattaaaacaaattttaggAATGTAGATAGCTTTCTAGCTAGTAATAGATAGGTTTTTCCTTCAACAATTTTGACAATAAAACAAATCTAAATAGCCTAAATTGCAAAGTGCTTTGCAAAGGCCAGACAGTCTAGATTATTTACTTAATTATAcctaaaaaaaatgaagagaaaaaagaagaagaaatttatcttaatttaatgaACTAATGTAAATTTCTCAACTTCTGTGGTTTTATCATCAGaccataagaagaagaaagagaagaagtgGGGGAGAAGGAAGAggcagaaaagaagaaaaaggaaagctTTTTCATTGAAGGAAGAACTTTTTTGTTAGTAGCAAAGAAAAGAAGAGGCAAAAGGAAGTTATATGCTCTCTGCTTGGGGAAAAACGATAGGTCTCTAGCTTTTAGATAATaagagaagaagatgaagaagaagaaaggttttaaaaaattaaaaaaagttaaaaaaaaaaaaataatgcatACTACAACAAGCCTGGCAACTTTAAGCTTTTTACCTGACTGTGCAACTCCCtatttgttgaagctctttaCTTATCTCAAAGCTCTCAACCAGCCTATATTGTTGTTGGAAAAAGGAATAGTTAAAGCCTAATGAAGGCAACCTAGGATCTGTCCATCAAGAACTCCAAGCTCTCAAAGATCTTTCAATTTTAAAGGAAGAGAGCTTTCAGGAGATGCCCAACTGCTCTCTTGACTTGGATCGAACAAATCCTAGAACATGCTTGTtattttgccctaattttgatgCATTTAAGCCAACCAAACCAAATTTTGTATCCATTGCAAAAGTAAAGTGTATGGACCAATAAAAATATACATTGGGCCTTTtctttaaaatttgaaatattaaaaatccATATTCCATTGCAAAAAGTAAGATCAGTAGGATCTCAAGTAGGAACGCAATCCTAAGATCCTAACGATCAAGATAGGATCCAACTGGGATCCTACTTTATTAAGATTCTACTTAAGCAGATCGATTAGGCAAGTATGGATCATAGGATCGTAGAATCGCACAATCCGAATCTGGATTTTGATAATGATGCTTTTAGGTGAACAAGTAGCACAGAAAGccacattttatagcacaaggatccaacttatccaccccgaGAGTCGGCTAATGAATGGACACACACCTGAAAATATGAGAAGGTTGAGAGAATAAAGgggaattaggaaagagaatagaGTAGgaaattttaccactaagaatagaGGATGGCATCCTGTTGATAAGATAGCAAGTAGTAAGTACAGTTGTACAACATCACGCAAAACACGTTaagtacatgcatttgataaatcAAGATGCAAGTGATTTCAAAGATATGTTTATTTGTCCTCTCTACAACCCCATTTGTTGAGGAGTGCGACCACAAGATGATTGATAGATAATACCAAACTAATTCTAAGTAGTGaattaagtattaaaatactCTTTCGCATTATCACTCTGAATTATTCGAACTGGCAAACCTTGagtttatatttcaaaaacaaaaaaaaaaaaaaacaagcacaaaatatatgaaataactcaaaacgatcttttattaaattcaaccaagtcatccttgaataatcattcACAAAGGTTACAAAGCATCAAAAACCCAACGTTGACCCAACTCAACTAGTCTTGCTGCCCATTTATTGACTCAGGAAGCAAAAGGAATAGGATAATGTTTTCCtaactgacaagactcacaatcaagactagacatagaactcaaaCTAGAAACTAAACTTTTCAACTTTTCCAACAAAggatgaccaaggtgacaatgaatttggagaggtaTGGCAGCAATAGTGCaggcggtagaaggagatagcagctcaaagtgataaagtccaccaGATTTACGCCCTCCACCAAtcatcttcctcatcttcaaaaaTCATGAATGATTACAGAATCAAGGAAGAATGTTGctaaacaattcatggatttgataaTCTTGCTaattgacataagattgaaataaaatttgagaatatacaaaattgaaggaagagaaatagaggaaGTGTGATTTACAATCCCAAATTTCCCTAATGGCAGTGATGGATCCATTAGCAAGAATAACATGAGGTAAGTTTTCAAGATGCTAGagagtagagaagaaattaggtatactTGTGATATGATCAATGGTAGCGGAGTCTATAACCTAAGGATTAGAACAAGAGTACCGAATGACAGGCAAGTTGGGGGGTTACCTATTTGGGTGAGAGATGAAATTGAAAAAGAAGCTTCTTGTGATGCTCGATACtattggaacttggaatactcttcctctgacatagaGATGGCACGCCTTCCCACTTGGCCCCAAAGGTGTGGATTCGGTGATAGTTGCATTGGTAACACGTGAAGGTTTACtgtggagatcccaacactgcttaACAGTATAACCACCTCATCCACAATAAGAGCACTTGCGAGGAGTGCCTCTACCTCATCCATCTCTTCCACCACAACCACTTGAACCACGTTGATAACTTCTACGACTGCTTGGTTGAAAACTAGAATAAATGCGTGTGGCAAAAGCTATCCTCTCAAAGCCAAATGCAAGAGCGAGAGAATGTGCGTTGAAGGAAGCGTGAAAGACACAAGAATAAACATAGGCAAATGATGGCAACTCTGCACTACTAAGTATCTAGGACCAAACTACCTCAAACTTGGGTTTTAAACCCACTAGAACCCAAAGAACTATCATCTGCTCCCTCTATTTTTGTATGTCACAAACATCAGGGGTTATAGGTTGCACGATATTAAGCTCCTCAAGAATAAGTTTCATCTCTCCAGAACACTGTGACACTTCTATCTAGTTCCACaaaagggaaacaatcaaagcatcttcttgaatccacacttcttttctcttctcatcagaaggaCCAGATTTGAACAAGTGGTCAAATTTTTCTAATCCTACTAAATAAACCTTAACAGCCTTAAACCACTAAACATAATTATTTCTGTCCAACTTTTCAGTGTTTATCTGTGGAAACtatgaaggaaacatgtttttaggattcatagattccactccaacactcacaaactagaCCGCTGTCAAACAAAACTAATTGAGACAACCACAAACAAGGTCAACTACCGAAACCACGGCGGACAAGTCACCAACAAACTGATATAACACTGCCACAACCTCACAAAATCAACTTATGAACACcgccactgctccaagagactcACCAATGGCCTTTACTAACACCAAACAACAATTAACAAATTACCACGAGTGCATGATTGAAAAATATTGGATCTTTGACCAAATGCATGCCTAACAGcttgatattatggtctatggaacAGAACATGCTGAAGTAAAAAGTCAGAAAAATGTGGCTGCAGACTCACGTACCGGTGCGGGGGGGGCACGTGGGGAGGTTTCCAGCGATGGTATTTTGCAGGCCTATAGTTCAGAGGGTTCTGTTTATGGCTAggtggttggttttgtgaaatattgaagGGTTGTAGTGATTCTGAGAAGGGCAGAGACAGGAGGGTGTTTTCTGGCGACAGGGAGTTTGGTTTGGTGGTAGGTTTAAGGTTAGgatcttgctctaataccatgttgagatttttcATTAAACGAATGACCTAACACAACGATAGGtatctccctctatttataattcatatcaaatacattctagtgaccataatacccttactgactctcacttattaacataacatTGACACACTACTAAGTTAATAATACTAAGACTAAAATAACCACTAACACGAACAAATAAAAAAGCCAAACTATCAATCTAGCTCATTAACATTAATATCAACATTCAAGCCACTATTTGGCTGATCTGTATCATCAAGTTCATGGGTGACCTCATCAAGCTCACCGTTAGAATCATCTCACCATTATTATCATCAGATGCATTGGTGTATACAGTAATAAATATATGTCATTCGGCTGATATGCTCAACCCAAGTATTGACGTTGGAAGTTTGAATCACTTAATGAACATCaatctaaaaattattttttaagtccatcattttgataatattagagAAAGCAAATCACTTCTACGTTCTAATTTATTCATTCCTTTTGCAAGTTACACATGACAAACAGCAAGCCTAAAGTATAATTAAtcaactaaaatttaaaaatgtaACGAAATGTAGTTTCTCAGTACGATGCTATCTATACAGCTCTGATTCTACCAATTTGCAATTCTATATAGGATTAGGATCGTTTTGGTAAAGTAGAATCATAGGATCATATAATCCAGATTCAAAGTGTTTCATGCCAATTAGCTAACAAAAAAATCTGTGTCATGAATTCTGAGAGgaaaatcattaaaataaaataaataaaaagaaaaaaatagtttCCAAGAGGCACGAAGAGTACTTGATTTCAAATCTGAATGGCTGCAATACAAGGACCACAACTAATACTCACGAGTCAGAACCAGGAACTCAGTTGCTTCTGCAAGTGCTAGTGATCAAGTAACTCTTACTCTTCCATGCTCAACTGGTAAATATTCAGCAAAATATGACATGCCAGTTAGTTAACAAGAAAATATTTGTCAagaattctcaaaaaaaaaaaaaaaatctgaatcaTGAGGAGTACATGGTTTCAAATATAGATATGGTTGGGATATGAGAACCGTTAATGCATTCAGACTTAAGAGTCAGAACCAGTAACTCAGCTGCTTCTGTGAGTGTCAGTGATGAAATTTTTCTTCCTCTTCCATGCCTGACAAGTAAATATTGCTCGAACATCAATCAACCATCTGTCCccaagcattcatcatcaataGTCTCCAAATCATTTGTCCCTTTGGGCATACACCCAACCGCCATCATTTCCAAATTCAGATTTTCCAACTCTGCATATATATCTTGTGATTGAGGGTTAGATGCATCACCTGCTGAGAAAATATTAACTCTATTGTCTACCTCAACCCAACTCCATCCTGCACTTTTCCTTATCCCCTTCTGTTTCATTGATCGCCAAATCGTAGCCACATTGTCCCATAAACCAGCTTCTGCATAAAGATTTGCCATTGTCACATATGGAGCAGCATTAGATGACTTCATGTTAAAAAGCTGATCTGCAGCCTCCTTTCCAAGCTCTACTTCACCATAAACCCTGCAAGAACTCAAGAAGGAACTCCACATTACAAAATTTGGATCATAGGGCATTTCCTCCATCAACTCCTTTGCTTTTCTTAGATGCCCATTTCTAGCATAAAGGTCAATCAAGGACGCATATTGATCTATTTGGGGAACCAACCcatacttcattttcatttggttaaaatattttatccCTCTGTCAAGATATCCAGCATGATTGCAGGCAGTTAGTACAGCCGTATAGCAAATATGATCTGGTATAAACCCTTCTTCAGTCACCAAATGTTCAAATAGTCGCAATGCATCTGACCCTTTCCCACTTCGTGCATACCCCATGATCATTGAAGTCCACAACACACTGTTCTTCTGTGATGTCTGATAAAAAACAAGCCAAGCTTCATTAATGCTGCCACACTTTGAGTACATATCTATCAAGGCACTGGCCACAAACACGTTGCCATCTGAACCCATTTTAATGACAATAGAGTGCACCTGTCTTCCTTGTCGCAATGCTGTTAGGCTTCCACAAGCATTCAAGAGGCTTGTTAACGTATGACTAGTTGAACTCAATCCAGCACTCTTCATTTCCATAAATAGTTTCAATGCCTCTTCACTGCACAGGTTATGTGAATATCCCGAAATCATAGAATTGAGTATAATATTATCTCTGTCTGTTGTTGCATCAAACAGCAGTACAGCTTGATCTATTCTCCCATATTTTGAATAACAATCAATCAGAGAGCTTACGACAAAATTGTTATTTTGGAGACCAAGAACAATAACATGTGTGTGGAGCAATAAAACCTGTTCCAATGTTGCTTGTAGCCCCGTGCATGCACTAATAACACTAACATAGGTGAAGCAGTTGGGCCTAATTTGAGTACACAGCATCTCTTTAAACAACAAAACAGCTTCCCTTCCATGTCCATTTTGCGAGAACCCAGATATGAACGAGGTCCATGAAACTTGATCATGACTTTTCAGACCATCAAACACTGTTCTTGCATTGACAAGTGCATCATGTTTTGCATAAAAATCAACAAGCGCACTGCTTAAATACAAATTCTCCTCGTAACCGTTTTGAATTATACAAGCATGAATTTGCAAGCCTAGATGCCAATTTAGGGATTTGGTGCAAGAATTAAGAGCACTACATAGAATGAACTTTGCAGGTTTTTTCCCAGAGGCGATCATTCGGCAAAAGTTCTCTAATCCTTCGTAGGCATTGCCATGCTTTGAAGTTCCACTAACAAAAAGGTTTTCCCGTTCTCTGTGATAGCTCTTCTTTGCAAATAAATCGTTAAGCACAAAACCCTTTGATAATGAGTCAAACACTTGAAACacatttctttcacaaatttCAGTGAACAATTTGTGTGCACCACAAGGGATGTACTTATTGTTGGAACAGAACAACAACGTGAACTTACAAATGCTTGGTAGCCTAGTAGCTGCAACAGTATTGGAAAGCATCTGTCACAGGCTCTTGCCGCCTAacccaaatatgaaaatataagggCATCAACTCCTCTAATATACAAACACTTCTGCTGTTCCATGAGGACCCAAGTGCTCATGCTGTGCC
It encodes the following:
- the LOC131166426 gene encoding pentatricopeptide repeat-containing protein At2g13600-like: MLSNTVAATRLPSICKFTLLFCSNNKYIPCGAHKLFTEICERNVFQVFDSLSKGFVLNDLFAKKSYHRERENLFVSGTSKHGNAYEGLENFCRMIASGKKPAKFILCSALNSCTKSLNWHLGLQIHACIIQNGYEENLYLSSALVDFYAKHDALVNARTVFDGLKSHDQVSWTSFISGFSQNGHGREAVLLFKEMLCTQIRPNCFTYVSVISACTGLQATLEQVLLLHTHVIVLGLQNNNFVVSSLIDCYSKYGRIDQAVLLFDATTDRDNIILNSMISGYSHNLCSEEALKLFMEMKSAGLSSTSHTLTSLLNACGSLTALRQGRQVHSIVIKMGSDGNVFVASALIDMYSKCGSINEAWLVFYQTSQKNSVLWTSMIMGYARSGKGSDALRLFEHLVTEEGFIPDHICYTAVLTACNHAGYLDRGIKYFNQMKMKYGLVPQIDQYASLIDLYARNGHLRKAKELMEEMPYDPNFVMWSSFLSSCRVYGEVELGKEAADQLFNMKSSNAAPYVTMANLYAEAGLWDNVATIWRSMKQKGIRKSAGWSWVEVDNRVNIFSAGDASNPQSQDIYAELENLNLEMMAVGCMPKGTNDLETIDDECLGTDG